One stretch of Prunus persica cultivar Lovell chromosome G1, Prunus_persica_NCBIv2, whole genome shotgun sequence DNA includes these proteins:
- the LOC18791545 gene encoding uncharacterized protein LOC18791545 isoform X2 — MKQQHQQSSSSEAVSSSSSSSSASTYVDQSQPATSSPNSGASDKLPSIPAAAPEDLAVGSRDGGGAQESVTVDRRGEYSAVCRWTVQNFPRIKARALWSKYFEVGGYDCRLLIYPKGDSQALPGYISIYLQIMDPRGTSSSKWDCFASYRLAIVNLADDSKTIHRDSWHRFSSKKKSHGWCDFTPSSTVFDSKLGYLFNTDSVLITADILILNESVNFTRDSNNNNELQSSAGSMMMSGSVVAGPVSDVLSGKFTWKVHNFSLFKEMIKTQKIMSPVFPAGECNLRISVYQSSVNGVEYLSMCLESKDTDKTVVLSDRSCWCLFRMSVLNQKPGSNHMHRDSYGRFAADNKSGDNTSLGWNDYMKMSDFVGLESGFLVDDTAVFSTSFHVIKEFSSFSKNGGLIAGRSGSGARKLDGHMGKFNWRIENFTRLKDLLKKRKITGLCIKSRRFQIGNRDCRLIVYPRGQSQPPCHLSVFLEVTDSRNTSSDWSCFVSHRLSVVNQRLEEKSVTKESQNRYSKAAKDWGWREFVTLTSLFDQDSGFLVQDTVVFSAEVLILKETSIMQDLTDQDTESSNSGSQMDKNAKRSSFTWKVENFLSFKEIMETRKIFSKFFQAGGCELRIGVYESFDTICIYLESDQSVGSDLDKNFWVRYRMAVVNQKNPAKTVWKESSICTKTWNNSVLQFMKVSDMLEADAGFLVRDTVVFVCEILDCCPWFEFSDLEVFASEDDQDALTTDPDELIDSEDSEGIGGDEEDIFRNLLSRAGFHLTYGDNPSQPQVTLREKLLMDAGAIAGFLTGLRVYLDDPAKVKRLLLPTKLSGSSDGMKVIKNDESSPSLMNLLMGVKVLQQAIIDLLLDIMVECCQPTEASSNGDLSDTNLKSPDGSGAASPLQSDRENGAAESVHCPVYERLDTSVDETSSSASAVQSSDMNGTGIPGKPHPGHPISPPETSAGGSENVSLRSKTKWPEQSEELLGLIVNSLRALDGAVPQGCPEPRRRPQSAQKISLVLDKAPKHLQPDLVALVPKLVEHSEHPLAAFALIERLQKPDAEPALRTPVFGALSQLDCGSEVWERVLSQSLEFLSDSNDEPLAATIDFIFKAASQCQHLPEAVRSVRVRLKNLGVDVSPCVLEFLSRTVNSWGDVAETILRDIDCDDDMGDSCSTLHSGLFLFGEHGPSSERFHSVDEQAFRASRHFSDIYILVEMLSIPCLAVEASQTFERAVARGAIVAHSVAMVLERRLAQRLNLDARFVADNFQQPDAVVEGEANEQLRVQRDDFTSVLGLAETLALSRDLCVKGFVKMLYTLLFKWYADESYRGRMLKRLVDRATSTTDSSREVDLDLDILVTLASEEQEIIRPVLSMMREVAELANVDRAALWHQLCASEDEIIRMREERKAENANMVREKAVISQKLSESEATINRLKSEMKADIDRFAREKKELSEQIQEVESQLEWHRSERDDEIRKLTTDRKVLQDRLHDAESQISQLKSRKRDELKKVVKEKNALAERLKSAEAARKRFDEELKRYATENITREEIRQSLEDEVRQLTQTVGQTEGEKREKEEQVARCEAYIDGMESKLQACQQYIHTLEASLQEEMSRHAPLYGAGLEALSMKELETLSRIHEEGLRQIHTLQQQRKSSPAGSPLVSPHALQHNHGLYPATPPQMAVGLPPSLIPNGVGIHSNGHVNGAVGPWFNHS, encoded by the exons ATGAAGCAGCAGCATCAGCAGAGCTCGTCGTCTGAGGCGGTAtcatcgtcgtcgtcgtcgtcctCCGCATCCACTTACGTGGACCAATCACAGCCCGCCACGTCGTCGCCGAATTCGGGAGCCTCCGATAAGCTTCCGTCGATACCGGCGGCGGCGCCGGAGGACCTCGCCGTGGGGTCCAGGGATGGTGGCGGGGCGCAGGAGAGCGTGACCGTCGATCGGCGAGGCGAGTACTCTGCGGTTTGCCGATGGACGGTCCAGAATTTCCCGAGAATCAAAGCTAGGGCACTGTGGAGCAAGTACTTCGAGGTGGGAGGATACGATTGCCGGTTGTTAATATACCCTAAGGGTGACTCGCAGGCTTTGCCGGGGTACATCTCCATATACCTCCAAATCATGGATCCTCGGGGCACCTCGTCGTCCAAATGGGACTGTTTTGCGAGTTACCGGCTAGCCATCGTCAACCTCGCGGATGATTCCAAGACCATTCATCGCGATTCATGGCATCGGTTCTCGAGCAAGAAGAAATCTCACGGTTGGTGCGATTTCACGCCCTCTTCTACTGTGTTTGATTCGAAATTAGGTTATTTGTTCAATACCGACTCCGTTTTGATTACCGCCGATATATTGATATTGAATGAGTCTGTTAATTTTACGCGAGATAGTAATAATAACAATGAGCTGCAATCGTCTGCGGGCTCGATGATGATGTCCGGTTCAGTGGTTGCCGGACCGGTTTCTGATGTGTTGAGTGGCAAGTTCACTTGGAAAGTGCATAACTTCAGTCTGTTTAAGGAAATGATTAAGACTCAGAAGATAATGAGCCCGGTGTTTCCTGCTGGAGAATGTAATTTGAGGATTAGTGTGTATCAGAGCTCGGTGAATGGTGTGGAGTATTTGTCAATGTGTTTGGAGAGTAAGGACACAGACAAGACGGTTGTGTTGTCTGATAggagttgttggtgtttgTTTCGAATGTCGGTGTTGAACCAGAAGCCGGGGTCGAATCACATGCATAGGGACTCGTATGGGAGGTTTGCTGCTGATAATAAAAGTGGGGATAACACAAGTCTGGGGTGGAATGATTATATGAAGATGTCAGATTTTGTTGGGCTCGAGTCGGGATTTTTGGTGGATGATACCGCAGTGTTTAGTACGTCCTTTCATGTAATAAAGGAGTTTAGTAGCTTTTCGAAGAATGGGGGGTTGATTGCAGGGAGGAGTGGTAGTGGGGCAAGGAAGTTGGATGGTCACATGGGGAAATTCAATTGGAGGATTGAAAATTTCAcaaggttgaaggatcttttaaagaagaggaagataaCGGGTCTTTGCATCAAGAGCAGGAGGTTTCAGATTGGGAATCGGGACTGTCGGCTCATTGTCTATCCCCGAG GGCAGTCTCAGCCACCATGCCACCTTTCAGTGTTCCTTGAAGTTACAGATTCACGGAACACATCCAGTGACTGGAGTTGTTTTGTGAGTCATCGTTTATCGGTTGTGAACCAGAGGTTGGAGGAGAAGTCTGTCACAAAGGAGTCTCAGAACCGCTACTCCAAAGCTGCAAAGGATTGGGGTTGGCGTGAATTTGTGACTCTTACTAGTCTATTTGATCAAGATTCAGGGTTTCTTGTTCAGGACACTGTTGTATTCTCTGCGGAGGTCCTCATATTGAAAGAGACGTCAATTATGCAGGATTTAACTGATCAGGATACCGAGTCAAGCAATTCTGGTTCCCAGATGGATAAGAACGCGAAAAGAAGTTCATTTACGTGGAAGGTGGAGAACTTCCTATCTTTTAAGGAAATAATGGAGACCCGAAAAATCTTTAGCAAATTCTTTCAAGCTGGGGGATGTGAGCTTCGAATTG GTGTCTATGAGTCCTTTGACACTATATGCATTTATTTGGAGAGTGACCAGTCAGTTGGTAGTGATCTGGATAAAAATTTCTGGGTGAGATACAGGATGGCTGTTGTGAATCAAAAGAACCCTGCCAAAACTGTGTGGAAGGAGTCTTCTATATGTACGAAGACTTGGAACAATTCTGTTTTGCAATTCATGAAGGTGTCAGATATGTTGGAAGCAGATGCAGGGTTTCTTGTTCGTGAtactgttgtttttgtttgcgAAATATTAGACTGCTGTCCTTGGTTTGAGTTTTCAGACCTAGAG GTGTTCGCCTCAGAGGACGATCAGGATGCATTAACAACAGATCCTGATGAGCTCATTGATTCTGAAGATAGTGAAGGAATAGGTGGCGATGAAGAAGATATCTTCAGAAACCTGCTTTCTAGAGCTGGATTTCACCTCACATATGGAGATAATCCTTCACAGCCACAGGTCACTTTACGAGAAAAGCTGCTGATGGACGCTGGCGCCATTGCTGGTTTTCTGACTGGACTCCGTGTTTATCTTGATGACCCTGCTAAAGTAAAGCGCTTGCTACTTCCAACCAAGCTGTCTGGTAGCAGTGATGGAATGAAAGTCATAAAGAATGATGAATCTTCCCCTAGTTTGATGAATTTGTTAATGGGAGTCAAAGTTCTGCAGCAGGCTATTATTGATTTACTTTTGGACATTATGGTTGAGTGTTGCCAACCTACAGAAGCGAGTTCTAATGGTGATTTGTCTGATACAAACTTAAAGTCTCCAGATGGAAGTGGAGCTGCTAGTCCTCTGCAATCGGATAGAGAAAATGGAGCTGCAGAATCTGTGCATTGTCCTGTATATGAGAGATTGGATACCAGTGTTGATGAAACTAGCAGTAGTGCTTCGGCTGTTCAAAGCTCTGACATGAATGGGACTGGTATACCTGGAAAACCTCATCCTGGGCATCCAATTTCTCCCCCCGAAACATCTGCCGGGGGTTCAGAGAATGTGTCTCTTCGTTCTAAG aCCAAGTGGCCAGAGCAATCTGAAGAGCTCTTAGGATTGATTGTAAATTCACTAAGAGCTCTTGATGGAGCTGTTCCACAAGGCTGCCCTGAACCAAGACGTAGACCTCAGTCTGCACAGAAGATTTCTCTTGTACTGGATAAAGCTCCTAAGCATTTGCAGCCTGATCTAGTTGCTTTGGTGCCTAAGTTGGTGGAGCACTCAGAGCATCCACTTGCTGCTTTTGCACTTATAGAACGACTTCAAAAGCCAGATGCAGAGCCTGCATTGCGGACACCT GTTTTTGGTGCTCTTAGTCAACTGGACTGTGGCAGTGAAGTTTGGGAACGAGTTTTATCTCAATCTCTCGAGTTTTTGTCAGATTCAAATGATGAGCCGCTTGCTGCAACTAtagattttatatttaaagcTGCATCCCAGTGCCAACACCTCCCTGAAGCG GTCAGATCTGTTCGTGTTAGGCTAAAGAATTTGGGTGTCGATGTTTCTCCTTGTGTTCTTGAATTTTTGAGTAGAACTGTAAATAGCTGGGGAGATGTTGCTGAAACCATACTTAGAGATATTGATTGTGATGATGATATGGGCGACAGTTGCTCGACATTGCATTCTggtcttttcttgtttggtgAACATGGACCTAGTTCTGAACGGTTTCATTCGGTGGATGAGCAGGCTTTCCGTGCTAGTCGTCATTTTTCTGACATTTACATCTTGGTTGAGATGTTATCTATACCTTGTCTTGCTGTTGAAGCCTCTCAAACATTTGAGAGAGCTGTAGCTCGTGGTGCCATTGTGGCTCATTCTGTGGCCATGGTTTTAGAAAGGCGCCTTGCTCAAAGATTGAATCTTGATGCTAGATTTGTTGCAGATAATTTCCAGCAGCCAGATGCTGTAGTGGAGGGAGAAGCCAATGAACAGCTGAGAGTCCAACGGGACGATTTTACTTCAGTTCTTGGCCTTGCTGAGACATTGGCCCTTTCTAGAGATCTTTGTGTTAAGGGATTTGTGAAGATGCTGTAtacattattatttaaatggtATGCTGACGAGTCTTATCGAGGGCGAATGCTAAAGAGACTTGTTGACCGAGCTACTAGCACGACAGATAGTAGCCGTGAAGTTGACCTAGATTTAGATATATTGGTGACTTTGGCTTCTGAGGAGCAAGAAATTATTAGACCAGTTTTGAGTATGATGCGGGAGGTTGCTGAACTTGCAAATGTTGATCGGGCTGCTCTTTGGCACCAGTTATGTGCCAGTGAAGATGAAATTATTCGCATGCGTGAAGAAAGGAAAGCAGAAAATGCTAATATGGTTAGGGAAAAAGCTGTTATATCGCAAAAACTGAGTGAATCTGAGGCTACTATCAATCGTCTTAAG TCTGAAATGAAGGCTGATATTGACCGCTTTGCTCGTGAAAAGAAGGAACTTTCCGAACAAATACAAGAAGTTGAGAGTCAGCTTGAGTGGCATCGATCCGAGCGGGACGATGAAATCAGAAAGCTCACTACAGATAGGAAAGTGCTTCAGGATCGTCTTCATGATGCAGAGTCACAAATCTCTCAGTTGAAGTCCCGAAAACGTGATGAATTGAAG AAAGTGGTGAAGGAGAAAAATGCTCTTGCCGAAAGGTTGAAGAGCGCTGAAGCTGCCCGTAAAAGATTTGACGAAGAACTTAAACGGTATGCCACAGAGAATATTACCCGAGAGGAAATTCGGCAGTCTCTTGAGGATGAAGTACGGCAGTTGACACAAACAGTGGGACAAACGGAAGGAGAGAAACGGGAAAAGGAAGAGCAAGTTGCTCGGTGTGAAGCGTATATCGATGGGATGGAATCAAAATTGCAGGCCTGCCAG CAATATATTCACACCCTCGAGGCTTCACTTCAGGAAGAAATGTCCCGGCATGCTCCTCTGTATGGGGCTGGTTTGGAAGCTCTATCAATGAAGGAGTTGGAGACGCTGTCACGCATTCATGAAGAAGGGCTCAGGCAGATCCATACCCTTCAGCAGCAGCGTAAAAGCAGTCCAGCTGGCAGTCCTCTCGTGAGCCCTCATGCCCTCCAACACAATCATGGGTTATATCCTGCGACACCGCCCCAAATGGCCGTCGGATTGCCTCCTTCACTCATCCCAAATGGTGTTGGGATCCATAGCAATGGGCATGTGAATGGTGCTGTTGGACCCTGGTTCAACCATTCTTAG
- the LOC18791545 gene encoding uncharacterized protein LOC18791545 isoform X1, which translates to MKQQHQQSSSSEAVSSSSSSSSASTYVDQSQPATSSPNSGASDKLPSIPAAAPEDLAVGSRDGGGAQESVTVDRRGEYSAVCRWTVQNFPRIKARALWSKYFEVGGYDCRLLIYPKGDSQALPGYISIYLQIMDPRGTSSSKWDCFASYRLAIVNLADDSKTIHRDSWHRFSSKKKSHGWCDFTPSSTVFDSKLGYLFNTDSVLITADILILNESVNFTRDSNNNNELQSSAGSMMMSGSVVAGPVSDVLSGKFTWKVHNFSLFKEMIKTQKIMSPVFPAGECNLRISVYQSSVNGVEYLSMCLESKDTDKTVVLSDRSCWCLFRMSVLNQKPGSNHMHRDSYGRFAADNKSGDNTSLGWNDYMKMSDFVGLESGFLVDDTAVFSTSFHVIKEFSSFSKNGGLIAGRSGSGARKLDGHMGKFNWRIENFTRLKDLLKKRKITGLCIKSRRFQIGNRDCRLIVYPRGQSQPPCHLSVFLEVTDSRNTSSDWSCFVSHRLSVVNQRLEEKSVTKESQNRYSKAAKDWGWREFVTLTSLFDQDSGFLVQDTVVFSAEVLILKETSIMQDLTDQDTESSNSGSQMDKNAKRSSFTWKVENFLSFKEIMETRKIFSKFFQAGGCELRIGKHQSHIFFTRRVFQLFAFLNLTDSLFFLDAGVYESFDTICIYLESDQSVGSDLDKNFWVRYRMAVVNQKNPAKTVWKESSICTKTWNNSVLQFMKVSDMLEADAGFLVRDTVVFVCEILDCCPWFEFSDLEVFASEDDQDALTTDPDELIDSEDSEGIGGDEEDIFRNLLSRAGFHLTYGDNPSQPQVTLREKLLMDAGAIAGFLTGLRVYLDDPAKVKRLLLPTKLSGSSDGMKVIKNDESSPSLMNLLMGVKVLQQAIIDLLLDIMVECCQPTEASSNGDLSDTNLKSPDGSGAASPLQSDRENGAAESVHCPVYERLDTSVDETSSSASAVQSSDMNGTGIPGKPHPGHPISPPETSAGGSENVSLRSKTKWPEQSEELLGLIVNSLRALDGAVPQGCPEPRRRPQSAQKISLVLDKAPKHLQPDLVALVPKLVEHSEHPLAAFALIERLQKPDAEPALRTPVFGALSQLDCGSEVWERVLSQSLEFLSDSNDEPLAATIDFIFKAASQCQHLPEAVRSVRVRLKNLGVDVSPCVLEFLSRTVNSWGDVAETILRDIDCDDDMGDSCSTLHSGLFLFGEHGPSSERFHSVDEQAFRASRHFSDIYILVEMLSIPCLAVEASQTFERAVARGAIVAHSVAMVLERRLAQRLNLDARFVADNFQQPDAVVEGEANEQLRVQRDDFTSVLGLAETLALSRDLCVKGFVKMLYTLLFKWYADESYRGRMLKRLVDRATSTTDSSREVDLDLDILVTLASEEQEIIRPVLSMMREVAELANVDRAALWHQLCASEDEIIRMREERKAENANMVREKAVISQKLSESEATINRLKSEMKADIDRFAREKKELSEQIQEVESQLEWHRSERDDEIRKLTTDRKVLQDRLHDAESQISQLKSRKRDELKKVVKEKNALAERLKSAEAARKRFDEELKRYATENITREEIRQSLEDEVRQLTQTVGQTEGEKREKEEQVARCEAYIDGMESKLQACQQYIHTLEASLQEEMSRHAPLYGAGLEALSMKELETLSRIHEEGLRQIHTLQQQRKSSPAGSPLVSPHALQHNHGLYPATPPQMAVGLPPSLIPNGVGIHSNGHVNGAVGPWFNHS; encoded by the exons ATGAAGCAGCAGCATCAGCAGAGCTCGTCGTCTGAGGCGGTAtcatcgtcgtcgtcgtcgtcctCCGCATCCACTTACGTGGACCAATCACAGCCCGCCACGTCGTCGCCGAATTCGGGAGCCTCCGATAAGCTTCCGTCGATACCGGCGGCGGCGCCGGAGGACCTCGCCGTGGGGTCCAGGGATGGTGGCGGGGCGCAGGAGAGCGTGACCGTCGATCGGCGAGGCGAGTACTCTGCGGTTTGCCGATGGACGGTCCAGAATTTCCCGAGAATCAAAGCTAGGGCACTGTGGAGCAAGTACTTCGAGGTGGGAGGATACGATTGCCGGTTGTTAATATACCCTAAGGGTGACTCGCAGGCTTTGCCGGGGTACATCTCCATATACCTCCAAATCATGGATCCTCGGGGCACCTCGTCGTCCAAATGGGACTGTTTTGCGAGTTACCGGCTAGCCATCGTCAACCTCGCGGATGATTCCAAGACCATTCATCGCGATTCATGGCATCGGTTCTCGAGCAAGAAGAAATCTCACGGTTGGTGCGATTTCACGCCCTCTTCTACTGTGTTTGATTCGAAATTAGGTTATTTGTTCAATACCGACTCCGTTTTGATTACCGCCGATATATTGATATTGAATGAGTCTGTTAATTTTACGCGAGATAGTAATAATAACAATGAGCTGCAATCGTCTGCGGGCTCGATGATGATGTCCGGTTCAGTGGTTGCCGGACCGGTTTCTGATGTGTTGAGTGGCAAGTTCACTTGGAAAGTGCATAACTTCAGTCTGTTTAAGGAAATGATTAAGACTCAGAAGATAATGAGCCCGGTGTTTCCTGCTGGAGAATGTAATTTGAGGATTAGTGTGTATCAGAGCTCGGTGAATGGTGTGGAGTATTTGTCAATGTGTTTGGAGAGTAAGGACACAGACAAGACGGTTGTGTTGTCTGATAggagttgttggtgtttgTTTCGAATGTCGGTGTTGAACCAGAAGCCGGGGTCGAATCACATGCATAGGGACTCGTATGGGAGGTTTGCTGCTGATAATAAAAGTGGGGATAACACAAGTCTGGGGTGGAATGATTATATGAAGATGTCAGATTTTGTTGGGCTCGAGTCGGGATTTTTGGTGGATGATACCGCAGTGTTTAGTACGTCCTTTCATGTAATAAAGGAGTTTAGTAGCTTTTCGAAGAATGGGGGGTTGATTGCAGGGAGGAGTGGTAGTGGGGCAAGGAAGTTGGATGGTCACATGGGGAAATTCAATTGGAGGATTGAAAATTTCAcaaggttgaaggatcttttaaagaagaggaagataaCGGGTCTTTGCATCAAGAGCAGGAGGTTTCAGATTGGGAATCGGGACTGTCGGCTCATTGTCTATCCCCGAG GGCAGTCTCAGCCACCATGCCACCTTTCAGTGTTCCTTGAAGTTACAGATTCACGGAACACATCCAGTGACTGGAGTTGTTTTGTGAGTCATCGTTTATCGGTTGTGAACCAGAGGTTGGAGGAGAAGTCTGTCACAAAGGAGTCTCAGAACCGCTACTCCAAAGCTGCAAAGGATTGGGGTTGGCGTGAATTTGTGACTCTTACTAGTCTATTTGATCAAGATTCAGGGTTTCTTGTTCAGGACACTGTTGTATTCTCTGCGGAGGTCCTCATATTGAAAGAGACGTCAATTATGCAGGATTTAACTGATCAGGATACCGAGTCAAGCAATTCTGGTTCCCAGATGGATAAGAACGCGAAAAGAAGTTCATTTACGTGGAAGGTGGAGAACTTCCTATCTTTTAAGGAAATAATGGAGACCCGAAAAATCTTTAGCAAATTCTTTCAAGCTGGGGGATGTGAGCTTCGAATTGGTAAGCATCAGTCGCACATTTTCTTCACTAGAAGGGTGTTTCAGTTGTTTGCATTTCTTAATCTTACTGACAGTTTGTTTTTCCTTGATGCAGGTGTCTATGAGTCCTTTGACACTATATGCATTTATTTGGAGAGTGACCAGTCAGTTGGTAGTGATCTGGATAAAAATTTCTGGGTGAGATACAGGATGGCTGTTGTGAATCAAAAGAACCCTGCCAAAACTGTGTGGAAGGAGTCTTCTATATGTACGAAGACTTGGAACAATTCTGTTTTGCAATTCATGAAGGTGTCAGATATGTTGGAAGCAGATGCAGGGTTTCTTGTTCGTGAtactgttgtttttgtttgcgAAATATTAGACTGCTGTCCTTGGTTTGAGTTTTCAGACCTAGAG GTGTTCGCCTCAGAGGACGATCAGGATGCATTAACAACAGATCCTGATGAGCTCATTGATTCTGAAGATAGTGAAGGAATAGGTGGCGATGAAGAAGATATCTTCAGAAACCTGCTTTCTAGAGCTGGATTTCACCTCACATATGGAGATAATCCTTCACAGCCACAGGTCACTTTACGAGAAAAGCTGCTGATGGACGCTGGCGCCATTGCTGGTTTTCTGACTGGACTCCGTGTTTATCTTGATGACCCTGCTAAAGTAAAGCGCTTGCTACTTCCAACCAAGCTGTCTGGTAGCAGTGATGGAATGAAAGTCATAAAGAATGATGAATCTTCCCCTAGTTTGATGAATTTGTTAATGGGAGTCAAAGTTCTGCAGCAGGCTATTATTGATTTACTTTTGGACATTATGGTTGAGTGTTGCCAACCTACAGAAGCGAGTTCTAATGGTGATTTGTCTGATACAAACTTAAAGTCTCCAGATGGAAGTGGAGCTGCTAGTCCTCTGCAATCGGATAGAGAAAATGGAGCTGCAGAATCTGTGCATTGTCCTGTATATGAGAGATTGGATACCAGTGTTGATGAAACTAGCAGTAGTGCTTCGGCTGTTCAAAGCTCTGACATGAATGGGACTGGTATACCTGGAAAACCTCATCCTGGGCATCCAATTTCTCCCCCCGAAACATCTGCCGGGGGTTCAGAGAATGTGTCTCTTCGTTCTAAG aCCAAGTGGCCAGAGCAATCTGAAGAGCTCTTAGGATTGATTGTAAATTCACTAAGAGCTCTTGATGGAGCTGTTCCACAAGGCTGCCCTGAACCAAGACGTAGACCTCAGTCTGCACAGAAGATTTCTCTTGTACTGGATAAAGCTCCTAAGCATTTGCAGCCTGATCTAGTTGCTTTGGTGCCTAAGTTGGTGGAGCACTCAGAGCATCCACTTGCTGCTTTTGCACTTATAGAACGACTTCAAAAGCCAGATGCAGAGCCTGCATTGCGGACACCT GTTTTTGGTGCTCTTAGTCAACTGGACTGTGGCAGTGAAGTTTGGGAACGAGTTTTATCTCAATCTCTCGAGTTTTTGTCAGATTCAAATGATGAGCCGCTTGCTGCAACTAtagattttatatttaaagcTGCATCCCAGTGCCAACACCTCCCTGAAGCG GTCAGATCTGTTCGTGTTAGGCTAAAGAATTTGGGTGTCGATGTTTCTCCTTGTGTTCTTGAATTTTTGAGTAGAACTGTAAATAGCTGGGGAGATGTTGCTGAAACCATACTTAGAGATATTGATTGTGATGATGATATGGGCGACAGTTGCTCGACATTGCATTCTggtcttttcttgtttggtgAACATGGACCTAGTTCTGAACGGTTTCATTCGGTGGATGAGCAGGCTTTCCGTGCTAGTCGTCATTTTTCTGACATTTACATCTTGGTTGAGATGTTATCTATACCTTGTCTTGCTGTTGAAGCCTCTCAAACATTTGAGAGAGCTGTAGCTCGTGGTGCCATTGTGGCTCATTCTGTGGCCATGGTTTTAGAAAGGCGCCTTGCTCAAAGATTGAATCTTGATGCTAGATTTGTTGCAGATAATTTCCAGCAGCCAGATGCTGTAGTGGAGGGAGAAGCCAATGAACAGCTGAGAGTCCAACGGGACGATTTTACTTCAGTTCTTGGCCTTGCTGAGACATTGGCCCTTTCTAGAGATCTTTGTGTTAAGGGATTTGTGAAGATGCTGTAtacattattatttaaatggtATGCTGACGAGTCTTATCGAGGGCGAATGCTAAAGAGACTTGTTGACCGAGCTACTAGCACGACAGATAGTAGCCGTGAAGTTGACCTAGATTTAGATATATTGGTGACTTTGGCTTCTGAGGAGCAAGAAATTATTAGACCAGTTTTGAGTATGATGCGGGAGGTTGCTGAACTTGCAAATGTTGATCGGGCTGCTCTTTGGCACCAGTTATGTGCCAGTGAAGATGAAATTATTCGCATGCGTGAAGAAAGGAAAGCAGAAAATGCTAATATGGTTAGGGAAAAAGCTGTTATATCGCAAAAACTGAGTGAATCTGAGGCTACTATCAATCGTCTTAAG TCTGAAATGAAGGCTGATATTGACCGCTTTGCTCGTGAAAAGAAGGAACTTTCCGAACAAATACAAGAAGTTGAGAGTCAGCTTGAGTGGCATCGATCCGAGCGGGACGATGAAATCAGAAAGCTCACTACAGATAGGAAAGTGCTTCAGGATCGTCTTCATGATGCAGAGTCACAAATCTCTCAGTTGAAGTCCCGAAAACGTGATGAATTGAAG AAAGTGGTGAAGGAGAAAAATGCTCTTGCCGAAAGGTTGAAGAGCGCTGAAGCTGCCCGTAAAAGATTTGACGAAGAACTTAAACGGTATGCCACAGAGAATATTACCCGAGAGGAAATTCGGCAGTCTCTTGAGGATGAAGTACGGCAGTTGACACAAACAGTGGGACAAACGGAAGGAGAGAAACGGGAAAAGGAAGAGCAAGTTGCTCGGTGTGAAGCGTATATCGATGGGATGGAATCAAAATTGCAGGCCTGCCAG CAATATATTCACACCCTCGAGGCTTCACTTCAGGAAGAAATGTCCCGGCATGCTCCTCTGTATGGGGCTGGTTTGGAAGCTCTATCAATGAAGGAGTTGGAGACGCTGTCACGCATTCATGAAGAAGGGCTCAGGCAGATCCATACCCTTCAGCAGCAGCGTAAAAGCAGTCCAGCTGGCAGTCCTCTCGTGAGCCCTCATGCCCTCCAACACAATCATGGGTTATATCCTGCGACACCGCCCCAAATGGCCGTCGGATTGCCTCCTTCACTCATCCCAAATGGTGTTGGGATCCATAGCAATGGGCATGTGAATGGTGCTGTTGGACCCTGGTTCAACCATTCTTAG